A window of Littorina saxatilis isolate snail1 unplaced genomic scaffold, US_GU_Lsax_2.0 scaffold_2489, whole genome shotgun sequence genomic DNA:
CGCAGGTAACCTCTAATACTATGATGTCTCTCTTTTTacgtttttgtttctgtttttgcgTTGAGGGAAAGAGTTTGAGTTAACGAGACTGGAaacatatcccccccccccccccccccccatatgtctctctctctctctctctctctctctctctctctctctctctctctctctctctctctctctctctctctctctctctcgttcacacacacacactcacacacacacacacacacacacacacacacacacacacacacacactctctctctctctctctctcgttcacacacacacacacacacacacacacacacacaaaaacacaaactcacacacacgatGACCGCTATTGGTCTTGATATTTCCCACTTTGATTTATCAATGATCTAAACAAGTGAGGGTTCAGAAAGTTATCCTGTTGATTGCAAAGATTTGGATAAAATACTCCAACGTATTACAATTCGTGTTGTTGAAGTTGAAACCCTGCTCTCTGTGTTCTATGCAGTGACCAACTTTCATTTCTTAGCAGTAGTTGTACGGAGCGAcaattcagaatttgatgagcGGGAAGGCAGTGGCCTATATTGAGCCTCTCTGTTTCGTATTCACTTTACGCCAGCAACATTTTGTGGCGAAAGACATAAAAGCTGTACACTGAACTAGCTTTCTGAGTAACAGTCCCCGTGTTTCTTACTTTTATCTTTTGCAAAGGACTGaccagatatgacgtcacaggtttgtcgtgttttgatttgttaaATGGCCGCGCAAAATGGTGAATTGGCAAGCCCACTTTTTCTGTATCGGCGATTCTTTATCAGGGTTCAGCGTTGATCATGAAACGCATGGGTGTAGTTTGAGATAGAAAGTTTGACAGAAGGGTTGAACTTTCTTCTTGAATGGACCCAGCTGATCtagttgcgtgtgtgtgtgcgtgtgtgtgtgtgtgtgtgtgtgaggcagAGACAGCGAACGCAGTTCATGTCCACTGGAAACAAAATGTAGGCTAATTGTGAAACTTTCTAATTCCTAGAATCTCTCAGCCCCGAGAACGAATTCGTCTACCTctgaatagacgattttcggaaataactccgtcgggtttgtttgggtgtgcTGGAAACACGTTGAGACacgctcgctagtgattggtccctTAATTGTCTgccgttttgcaagaaaaggtcactctcccacagcCCATACACACCTGAAGGACTCCCACAGCCCATACACACCTGAAGGACTCCCACAGCCCATACACACCTGAAGGACTCCCACAGCCCATACACACCTGAAGGACTCCCACAGCCCATACACACCTGAAGGACTCCCACAGCCCATACACACCTGaaggagttattttcggaattcgtctattgtcaCGGTCTAACAATGTGATGCATAATGCTAGCGCCATTGCTTTAGAACGTCGCCCATGCACATTAAGTTTTAGTCTCAACGGTTTTTAGTCATtcaatttggtttgtttgtttgcttaacgcccagccgaccacgaagggcggccATATCAAGGCGGATTCAATTTGGTGACGCCTTGAATACAACATCGGCTCCCGTCAGAGGCAGCCTTCAAAGTTGACATGGACATCGTTGGTGTAGCAGTGGTTGTATTCCGCTGTCTGGTCATCACAAGGCGCGTGAAGGCGTGTGCACGCTATCATTGAACAAGCTTCAATAGTCGGATATGTTCTTGTGAAAGTCTGACATGTTCTTGTGAAAGTCTGACATGTTCTTGTGAAAGTCTGACATGCTCTTGTCAAAGTCGGACATGTTCTTGTCAAAGTCTGACATGTTCTTGTGAAAGTCGGACATGTTCTTGTGAAAGTCGGACATGTTCTTGTGAAAGTCGGACATGTTCTTGTGAAAGTCTGACATGTTCTTGTGAAAGTCTGACATGTTCTTGTGAAAGTCTGATATGTTCTTGTGAAAGTCGAATATGTTCTTGTGAAAGTCGGATATGTTCTTGTGAAAGTCGGATATGTTCTTGTGAAAGTCGGACATGTTCTTGTGAAAGTCTGACATGTTCTTGTCAAAGTCGGACATGTTCTTGTCAAAGTCGGACATGTTCTTGTGAAAGTCGGACATGTTCTTGTGAAAGTCTGATATGTTCTTGTGAAAGTCGAATATGTTCTTGTGAAAGTCGGATATGTTCTTGTGAAAGTCTGATATGTTCTTGTGAAAGTCGGATATGTTCTTGTGAAAGTCGGATATGTTCTTGTGAAAGTCGGATATGTTCTTGTGAAAGTCGGACATGTTCTTGTGAAAGTCGGATATGTTCTTTTGAAAGTCGGACATGTTCTTGTCAAAGTCGGACATGTTCTTGTGAAAGTCGGACATGTTCTTGTGAAAGTCGGACATGTTCTTGTGAAAGTCTGACATGTTCTTGTCAAAGTCTGACATGTTCTCGTGAAAGTCGGACATGTTCTTGTGAAAGTCGGACATGTTCTTGTGAAAGTCTGACATGTTCTTGTCAAAGTCGGACATGTTCTTGTCAAAGTCTGACATGTTCTTGTGAAAGTCGGACATGTTCTTGTGAAAGTCGGACATGTTCTTGTGAAAGTCGGACATGTTCTTGTGAAAGTCGGACATGTTCTTGTGAAAGTCGGACATGTTCTTGTCAAAGTCGGACATGTTCTTGTCAAAGTCGGACATGTTCTTGTGAAAGTCTGACATGTTCTTGTCAAAGTCGGACATGTTCTTGTCAAAGTCGGACATGTTCTTGTGAAAGTCGGACATGTTCTTGTGAAAGTCTGACATGTTCTTGTCAAAGTCGGACATGTTCTTGTCAAAGTCTGACATCTTGTGAAAGTCGGACATGTTCTTGTCAAAGTCGGACATGTTCTTGTGAAAGTCTGACATGTTCTTGTGAAAGTCTGACATGTTCTTGTCAAAGTCGGACATGTTCTTGTCAAAGTCGGACATGTTCTTGTGAAAGTCGGACATGTTCTTGTGAAAGTCTGACATGTTCTTGTCAAAGTCTGACATGTTCTTGTCAAAGTCGGACATGTTCTTGTGAAAGTCTGACATGTTCTTGTGAAAGTCGGACATGTTCTTGTGAAAGTCGGACATGTTCTTGTGAAAGTCGGACATGTTCTTGTGAAAGTCTGACATGTTCTTGTCAAAGTCGGACATGTTCTTGTCAAAGTCTGACATGTTCTTGTGAAAGTCGGACATGTTCTTGTGAAAGTCTGACATGTTCTTGTCAAAGTCGGACATGTTCTTGTCAAAGTCGGACATGTTCTTGTCAAAGTCTGACATGTTCTTGTGAAAGTCGGACATGTTCTTGTGAAAGTCTGACATGTTCTTGTCAAAATTGGACATGTTCTTGTCAAAGTCTGACATGTTCTTGTGAAAGTCGGACATGTTCTTGTGAAAGTCGGACATGTTCTTGTGAAAGTCGGACATGTTCTTGTCAAAGTCGGACATGTTCTTGTCAAAGTCTGACATGTTCTTGTGAAAGTCGGACATGTTCTTGTGAAAGTCTGACATGTTCTTGTCAAAGTCGGACATGTTCTTGTCAAAGTCGGACATGTTCTTGTCAAAGTCTGACATGTTCTTGTGAAAGTCGGACATGTTCTTGTGAAAGTCTGACATGTTCTTGTCAAAATTGGACATGTTCTTGTCAAAGTCTGACATGTTCTTGTGAAAGTCGGACATGTTCTTGTGAAAGTCGGACATGTTCTTGTGAAAGTCGGACATGTTCTTGTGAAAGTCGGACATGTTCTTGTGAAAGTCCACACTAACGCGCCGACTAGAAGACTATTAGTGTTACATTTTGTGTTTCAAACTGTTGCTTGAGTTTTCGCGTTTAACAACCTCAATCGTTTCAATGCAGTTGGTTTATTTAGCTGAATCAGAAAGAACACCAACACAAGGCCttcattacttttattttattttcgtgTGACTATCTCGATTTGTTTGACTCAAAGCTCACAAATTAACCTCGTTGGAAAATTCAGTCAGGCGGTTTCAATCGATTGCAGACAGAGGGTGACCTTTCAGAAAGTTCAAGGCTGTCATTTTTCATTCCACCGTTGGTCTCGGAAACAAAAGCATGTAATCAGCGTGTGATCGCCAGCCATCTACTTGATATGGAACTTGGCTACGTTCATCTATTTAGGTTTGTGG
This region includes:
- the LOC138955966 gene encoding myosin heavy chain, striated muscle-like gives rise to the protein MSDFHKNMSDFHKNMSDFHKNMSDFHKNMSDFDKNMSNFDKNMSDFHKNMSDFHKNMSDFDKNMSDFDKNMSDFDKNMSDFHKNMSDFHKNMSDFDKNMSDFDKNMSDFHKNMSDFHKNMSDFHKNMSDFDKNMSNFDKNMSDFHKNMSDFHKNMSDFDKNMSDFDKNMSDFDKNMSDFHKNMSDFHKNMSDFDKNMSDFDKNMSDFHKNMSDFHKNMSDFHKNMSDFHKNMSDFHKNMSDFDKNMSDFDKNMSDFHKNMSDFHKNMSDFDKNMSDFDKNMSDFHKNMSDFHKNMSDFDKNMSDFHKMSDFDKNMSDFDKNMSDFHKNMSDFHKNMSDFDKNMSDFDKNMSDFHKNMSDFDKNMSDFDKNMSDFHKNMSDFHKNMSDFHKNMSDFHKNMSDFHKNMSDFDKNMSDFDKNMSDFHKNMSDFHKNMSDFHENMSDFDKNMSDFHKNMSDFHKNMSDFHKNMSDFDKNMSDFQKNISDFHKNMSDFHKNISDFHKNISDFHKNISDFHKNISDFHKNISDFHKNIFDFHKNISDFHKNMSDFHKNMSDFDKNMSDFDKNMSDFHKNMSDFHKNISDFHKNISDFHKNIFDFHKNISDFHKNMSDFHKNMSDFHKNMSDFHKNMSDFHKNMSDFHKNMSDFDKNMSDFDKSMSDFHKNMSDFHKNMSDFHKNISDY